The following nucleotide sequence is from Corticium candelabrum unplaced genomic scaffold, ooCorCand1.1 SCAFFOLD_96, whole genome shotgun sequence.
ttgtacagtgtagtgcaGTTTGCGTAGTTTCAGTAAACCTTACCAATTACATGATGCAATTGAAACTCCTTATTTAACTTCTATGATGCTGCAACCAGGAGAACAGCTAGATGCAGATACAGAGTGGAAGCTAGCCTAGACTACACTGCACTGGTGTACTAGAACTCTAGTAAAACCGTTTAGTCTGTGTAGTGTCAGTGAACCGTACTGATTAGATGATGTAATTGAAACTACAGCTTCTATGTATACAAAGACACTATAAGAACAGATCAGATCAGACCGCGATCGCGAGCTAGCTAACTAGTGCTTACTCTGAAGACGTGATTTCTTAATTTGCTTCTCGTCCAATGGAAACGGAAACAGACCGAGAAGACAACGACCCAGAGTATGTACGGTCTCCAAGGAAGCATAGGGAACAGAGGCGTGTATCTAGAAATGTTGATACTTGTGTTGTTGAAACTCCAGCAGCATCTGCAAATTGCGGTAATAACTCTCAGTTGGACAGATCGCAAGAAAGAGCAAGCAAACGTGTTGATGTTCAATTTCAAACGGATCCCAGTCTGTGCATTATCTGCCAGAAAGAAAAACGAGGTCGAGCAAAGAAAGACAGCAAAGACAGACGTCGTACTGAAAAGCCGACAACTTGCACAAGTCTTCACGGTACACTACGCAATGCTGCAACTTTACGAGATGACCAGCGACTGCTGGTATACCTTGTAGGTGGCGATGATGTAGCTGCAGAAGTGAAACACCATAGGAGTTGCTACCGACAATACACAAATAGGAAAGATCTAGAAAAACTAATAGACACCGAAGAAGAGCAGTCTAGTCCATATGAGACTGCCTTCAAAAATTTGTTGCAAGAGATTCAAGGTCCACTACGTAGAGGTGAACTGCTTGTCACTATGCCTGCTATGTGTAACCGATTTAATCGGTTATTGGTGGAGCAGGGATTAAGCAATCCACAATATCGTACAGAGAAATTGAAACGCCGCTTGCGAACACACTTTGCTGAAGAAGTTGTTTTCTATCAAACGGAAGAGCTAGGAAAACCGTGCGTTTTGTACAGTGCTCACTTGCCTCTGATTCGTGTATCTGAACTGCTTCAAGAACTTCTGGATGAGGCTACTGGCACTGATACTGATGATTCAAGTGAATACCCTGGTGATGACATATATCATGGCGAACCTGAACAAGTTGAGCAATGGTGTACTGTTGCCGAAATGGACACTATTATAGATGCAGACCAATCATTTGCCAGTGAAGCAAATACTGAAGGTGCTGTCGCTTTGTTTCACGCTGCAACAGTGATTCGCACTGATCTTAAAGCCATTAAGGACCCTATGCCTTGGCCACCAACGCCAGTTGACGTGTGCTCTGACAATGTCATTGTTCCAGCATCGTTATACAACTTACTGTCTTGGATCATCACTGGAGATGAAGATATTCCTCCCAAAGGAGAAACAGTTACAGTGAAGAGTGGTGATGATCATCGACGAATATTATCAATAGCTCAAGACATTTTGTTCTGTACGAGACGGGGTCGTGTTAAGCCTCCAAAGCACGTTGCATACCGATGGCAATATATCATCTCACTCGCAGCACACAATTGGTATCACTGTTGAATGGGTTTGGTCATGGAGTTTCAGCAAGTCAGCTCTTGGAAATCGATACTGCATTGGCTCGACATGAAATTAGACAGAAGTGGAGAGGTGGTCTTGCCATCTAATATTGACAAGAATGTGAGTGCTGTGTTTTGCTTTGACAATTTTGATCTTTGTGAGGAGACTCGTACAGGTGCTAACACCACCCATTGCACTAATGGCATCGTAATTCAACGCTTGCTAGCAGCACCTTCACAGTCAGTTTTTCAAGTTGGTGATTATGAACGGCAAACATGCGGCCACAAGCGATCTGTCACTGCGCCCGTAGCCAGTGAAACGCAACCTTACTTTGCAAGTTCTCCCTTTGGTCCACCTCGATTGACAGCCGATATGACTTTATTGCAACATGCAGAAATTGCAGATTGTGTTAAAACAGCGTCTGCTCTAGATTTTATGTGGTTGGCACTGCGGTTGCCATCTGATGTATCGCCTCTCTTTGGTACGGGTGAATGCTTGCGCGTTCCAAGTTGGACTCCATTCAACAGTATTTACCATCGAGAACATCCTTGTCAGCAAAGTGTTATTGGGTTCTGTCCAGTTATCAACGCTCCACCCACAGACATTGCAACAGTCCACAATGTACTACAATATGCTGCTGCTATGACAAAAAAAGTTACCACAGCAAGACGTTGTTGTCGTTTTCGATCAAGCTGTTTATGCCAAGGCTCAGGAAATTTTATGGAAAAGAGTGCCCACACTGTCCAACGTTGTTGCTCGTATGGGAGGATTCCACACATCAATGACATTTTTAGCTATTCTTGGCAAGCGTTTTGGAGATGCTGGGCTTAGGGATATTTTATTTGAAACAGGAATTGTAAGTTCGGGATCAGTAGACGGTGTCCTTAATGGCAAGCACTGTAACCGGGCTATTCGGGCACACAAGACAGTTGCTGAAGCGTTGTTTTGTGTTCACTGGTTACAGTTTGAGGAACATATAAAGAACACTCAACTTGATCTGCTAGTTTTCAAGGAGCTAATGAATGAGGTTCGTACGCAATTATCACCGACATCAATTGCTTCCGTTCTTTCTAATGACAAATTTAAGGCAATCAAGTCGTGTTACCGTCAATTTTGTTCCATAAGTGTATCCCCAACAGCTTCACTCTGGATGTCATACATAGACATGGTATTCCTACTGCTAAGATTTGTTCGTGCAACACGTGAAGCTCAATGGGATTTGCATCTGCAGTGTATTCATGAAATCTTGCCGTGGACTTATGCATATGATTGTGTCAACTATGCTCGTTATTTGTCAGTTTACTATTATGAGATGAGCTGTTTGCCAGTAACTCATCCAGATGCATATAACCGGATGCAACGTGGGGAGTTTGCAGTACAAAGGTCGGACCGTTCCTTTTCACAAGTTGCTGTTGATCATGCTATAGAGCAGAGCATAAACCGAGACATGAAGACTAGTGGAGGTGTTATCGGCATTAGTCAGCAAACTGGGGCTGTGCATCGGTGGATTCTAAATGCCCATCATCGATCAGCATTTACACGCCAGTGTAGACAACTAGCTGCTTGTTCTTCCAAAGAAACTGATGATGCACGTGATGCAAATTTGGCAAGTCAACAACTGTCAGCAGAATCACGTAAAGACGAAAACGATGTGAAGACTGTGAATGCGTTTCTTGACTGCTTAGGAGTTAATCTGTTTGCTGATAACTCAGATGATTTCGTCGGTTTTTGCTCTGGAGTAACCGCTCCCTGTGAAGTAAAAGATGATCTCTTATTGACTTGCAGCAAGGGCGAGGCAAAAATGACCCAGTTCTTTCAACAACGTTTGCTTAGCGATGACGTAGACTTTTTGGCGTCTTAGAGAAACTAAAGTTGAAAACGTTTACGACTGTGCTGCATCCACCAAAAGCAAAAAGCATTCGTTCAGTGGTACCTCGGTCCGACAGATCATTGTTTTCACGACTGATAGTTGTAAGCCAAACAAGATCATTAAAGCTTGAAGAGGTGTTCTGCTTTGAACTTAGCGCTCTTCCATGGTCACTAGCTACTGTTGATGGAGGGCTTCAAAAGACAGCCAAGTCCAAGATGATACCTTTACTGGAAAAATACGTCACTCCTGTACAATTTCCATTAAATGCTACAGTGATATTTGACGGAATGGCTCTTAACTACAAGCTACCACTCCTTCCGGAGCAACTTACGCTCATCTTGCTCTTCAGCTCTTTACTTGCATTACCCAAGGTACTCATACTGGAAATCGGATTGACTTCGTGATTGATCGTTATCCGAATTTATCAATCAAAAATTGGGAGAGAAATCGCCGCACATCATTTGTCACGCCTGCTGTGATCCAAATACAGCATCGTCACCAGAAGCTTCCTCGCGGCTGGAAAGGTTCTTGGCAGCTGCAGCAAATAAAATTGCTcttgttgattttctgtttaAGGAATGGCAGCTCCCAGAATACGCGCGTCTCCTTAATGGCaagtgtgtatttgtgtgtcacGGCAGCAATTGCTCAAGGTTTACTACAAACGATGCTGTGACGGTCACTGAACAATTGATTCCAGGACTATCGTGCAGTGCAGAAGAAGTGGACACCCGAATGTTTTTGCACGTCAACCATGCAGCAAACACGGGAGCATCTCGCATTGTCATCCGTTCACCAGATAGCGACGTTTTAGTGATAGGCTGCTCTGTCGCACATCAGATCCCGGCAGAGATAATATTGCAGACAGGTACAAAAAATCAAAGGCGCTGTATCAGCATGACAGCTATTGCTTGTTCACTAGGAGAAGATGTGTGTAAAGCACTTCCGGGATTGCATGCCTTTCCTGGATGCGACAGCACTAGTGCTTTCTTCGACCAGGGAAAAAGCACAGCTTTTGAACTTGTCAAAAATGGAACTTGGCACGCTATGCAAGAACTGGGATGTCAAACGACAGAACTGCTCCGACTCTGTGAGGAATTTACATCTAAGATGTACAGTAAGAAGGTTTTTGCAAATGGTGTAAACGATCTCCGGTACAAGCTTTGGGTGCAGAATCCTTCCAATGACTCAATGCTGCTACCTCCCACAATTGATGCCCTCAGTCATCATGTAAATAGAACAAACTATCAAGCACTTTTGTGGCGAAACGCTATGATTGCAGACTATCAAGCACCTACACCAAATGGCTGCGGCTGGGAAGTCAAAAATTCCTTGCTCAACATCGTATGGATGACAAATCCGCCAGCTCCTGCAGCATTGTTACAGCTTACTCGTTGCAGTTGTGCCAAAGGTTGCGAGACCAGACGTTGCTCCTTTGTGAAGAGCTCTTTTCCTTGTACTGCAGCGTGTACATGCGTGGACTGTAAGAATGACAAACCTATCAATAAAGCTAGAGAAGATGACGGCGACGGTGATGAATGTGAAGCCACTTGTAGACGTACAATGAACAGCAGCAGTGATAGTGAGTAATTAGACGTTGTAGCGGTACAGAGAGACTATATAGCCCTTTCCACATATATCAGATATTTGATCTCCTAATTTAATTGATCAAATTTCTGTTTTAATAAAGCTTATCAACCATACCTAAAAGTTTTTAAATGCAAACCACACTTGTTTTtgcattttaaaatttttttaatttttaaaataatttaattaaaaacccTGTTTTCATCAACTTTGGACGCTCTGATGCAAAAATAGACTTAATTTTCGTAATCACCGCAAAAAGTGCATATGATAGGCTAGAAAGTAATTGGTTTGTCATGGGGTGCACGGAAAAGTCACAATTCTGGACTTGGCCCACGGACTACTAGCAGATCTTTTACAAAGCTGACCACTTGAC
It contains:
- the LOC134197969 gene encoding uncharacterized protein LOC134197969, whose amino-acid sequence is MGLVMEFQQVSSWKSILHWLDMKLDRSGEVVLPSNIDKNVSAVFCFDNFDLCEETRTGANTTHCTNGIVIQRLLAAPSQSVFQVGDYERQTCGHKRSVTAPVASETQPYFASSPFGPPRLTADMTLLQHAEIADCVKTASALDFMWLALRLPSDVSPLFGTGECLRVPSWTPFNSIYHREHPCQQSVIGFCPVINAPPTDIATVHNQDVVVVFDQAVYAKAQEILWKRVPTLSNVVARMGGFHTSMTFLAILGKRFGDAGLRDILFETGIVSSGSVDGVLNGKHCNRAIRAHKTVAEALFCVHWLQFEEHIKNTQLDLLVFKELMNEVRTQLSPTSIASVLSNDKFKAIKSCYRQFCSISVSPTASLWMSYIDMVFLLLRFVRATREAQWDLHLQCIHEILPWTYAYDCVNYARYLSVYYYEMSCLPVTHPDAYNRMQRGEFAVQRSDRSFSQVAVDHAIEQSINRDMKTSGGVIGISQQTGAVHRWILNAHHRSAFTRQCRQLAACSSKETDDARDANLASQQLSAESRKDENDVKTVNAFLDCLGVNLFADNSDDFVGFCSGVTAPCEVKDDLLLTCSKGEAKMTQFFQQRLLSDDVDFLAS